One part of the Pannonibacter sp. XCT-53 genome encodes these proteins:
- a CDS encoding inositol monophosphatase family protein has translation MIQDRLAFALDLAERAGALGLDYFRRLETLTVTAKGHQDLVSEADRDVETLVRDALADRFPQDGIVGEEHGRLAGSSGFTWVIDPIDGTANFVAGIPQWCVVISCVHEGRTVIGITYDPLAREMFHAVRGGGAFVNGRPMRVSSSDSLGRGSVGVGFSGRTKACGAVQVIDALVDRGGVFFRNASGGLMLAYTASGRLIAYCEAHMHAWDCLAGLLMIEEAGGFVPAFDAEAALTAGVRVIAGARGIEADLTAICDASFPKVA, from the coding sequence ATGATCCAGGACCGTCTGGCCTTTGCCCTTGATCTTGCCGAGCGCGCCGGGGCGCTTGGCCTCGACTATTTCCGCCGTCTCGAGACGCTGACGGTCACGGCCAAGGGGCATCAGGACCTCGTGTCGGAGGCGGACCGGGACGTGGAGACGCTGGTGCGGGACGCGCTGGCCGACCGGTTCCCGCAGGACGGCATCGTGGGCGAGGAACACGGGCGCCTGGCCGGCAGTTCCGGGTTCACCTGGGTCATCGATCCGATCGACGGCACGGCCAATTTCGTCGCCGGCATCCCGCAGTGGTGCGTGGTCATTTCCTGCGTCCACGAGGGCCGGACGGTGATCGGCATCACCTATGATCCGCTGGCGCGCGAGATGTTCCATGCGGTGCGGGGCGGTGGTGCCTTCGTGAACGGGCGTCCGATGCGGGTCTCGTCGAGCGACAGCCTCGGACGCGGATCGGTCGGTGTCGGCTTCAGCGGACGCACCAAGGCCTGCGGCGCAGTGCAGGTGATCGACGCGCTGGTGGACCGGGGCGGCGTCTTCTTCCGCAATGCCTCGGGCGGCCTAATGCTGGCCTATACGGCGTCCGGCCGTCTGATCGCCTACTGCGAGGCGCACATGCACGCCTGGGACTGCCTGGCGGGCCTGCTGATGATCGAGGAGGCCGGCGGTTTTGTCCCGGCTTTCGACGCCGAGGCCGCGCTCACGGCGGGCGTGCGCGTCATCGCCGGCGCGCGGGGCATCGAGGCGGATCTCACCGCGATCTGTGACGCGTCATTCCCGAAGGTTGCCTGA